A region of Candidatus Diapherotrites archaeon DNA encodes the following proteins:
- a CDS encoding lipoate--protein ligase family protein, which yields MSGKKWRVILDNENTAFHNMATDEAIMRLLPENKIPTVRLYAWKPAAVSIGYFQSLPEEVDVSQCEKQGVGVVRRVTGGGAVFHEHELTYSIALPEKGVVPQNILESYAKICNAVVLGLAGLGLNCRFVPLNDIAVNGKKISGNAQTRRNGVILQHGTVLLKVDVEKMFSLLKVPNEKLKGKLIEDVKQRVTSVEKELGKNVSFAECQKAMQKGFAENFGVELEEGGLLENEMALAEKIAKEKFSGKDWNYKR from the coding sequence ATGTCCGGAAAAAAATGGAGAGTTATCCTCGACAATGAAAACACCGCTTTCCACAACATGGCCACCGATGAAGCAATCATGCGCCTGCTGCCCGAAAACAAAATTCCGACCGTGCGATTGTATGCCTGGAAGCCGGCTGCAGTAAGCATAGGCTATTTCCAGAGCCTGCCGGAAGAAGTTGACGTTTCGCAGTGCGAAAAACAGGGCGTTGGCGTTGTCAGGCGCGTAACGGGAGGGGGCGCGGTATTCCACGAGCACGAACTGACTTACAGCATTGCCCTGCCCGAAAAAGGCGTTGTGCCGCAGAACATACTTGAATCTTACGCGAAAATCTGCAATGCCGTTGTCCTGGGCCTGGCTGGACTGGGCCTGAACTGCCGGTTCGTGCCATTGAACGACATCGCGGTTAATGGGAAAAAGATTTCCGGGAATGCGCAGACGCGCAGGAACGGGGTCATTTTACAGCACGGAACGGTTTTGCTGAAAGTTGACGTGGAAAAAATGTTTTCCCTGCTGAAAGTGCCGAACGAAAAGCTGAAAGGCAAGCTCATAGAAGACGTGAAGCAGAGGGTAACGTCAGTGGAAAAAGAGCTTGGCAAAAACGTCAGCTTTGCGGAATGCCAAAAGGCAATGCAAAAAGGCTTTGCAGAAAACTTCGGCGTTGAACTGGAAGAAGGCGGACTGCTTGAAAACGAAATGGCTTTGGCGGAAAAAATCGCAAAGGAAAAGTTTTCGGGAAAAGATTGGAACTACAAAAGATAA
- a CDS encoding biotin--protein ligase, protein MQGKSVFKVPQGKLLKVFLDFEPAANRIISVKITGDFFLHPENGIELVEKNLKGKSIEEAESVIALAVKENDLQFFGADPASIALAIKMASENAKGGE, encoded by the coding sequence GTGCAGGGCAAATCCGTTTTCAAGGTTCCGCAGGGCAAACTGCTGAAAGTCTTCCTGGATTTTGAGCCTGCTGCGAACAGGATAATTTCCGTGAAAATCACGGGCGACTTTTTTTTGCACCCGGAAAACGGGATTGAACTGGTTGAAAAAAACCTGAAAGGCAAAAGCATTGAGGAAGCGGAAAGCGTTATCGCGCTGGCAGTAAAAGAAAACGATTTGCAGTTTTTCGGCGCGGACCCCGCAAGCATCGCGCTTGCCATAAAAATGGCTTCGGAAAACGCGAAAGGCGGTGAATAA
- the gcvPB gene encoding aminomethyl-transferring glycine dehydrogenase subunit GcvPB, which yields MKTVFEKSVEGKRGVELPKPAADESIGVEGLVPKEFLREKPAELPELSEIEVVRHYTGLSRRNYGVDNGFYPLGSCTMKYNPKVNEEMAKLPGFAQLHPLQPEITTQGALKLMFELEKMLCEICGFERFSLQPPAGACGEFTGIRIVRAYHESRGEGAKRRKILIPDSSHGTNPASVTQCGFIAEEIKSNAEGMIDLSVLKEKMSEEVAGIMITNPNTLGLFEKDIVKICEIVHEKGGLVYMDGANMNALLGICRPGELGFDVMHLNLHKSFSTPHGGGGPGCGPVGVKKHLVEFLPTPMVEEKNGVHHLNHNLPKSIGKVKSFYGNFGMMVRAYTYIRALGAKGMRRAGETAVLNANYLKEKLKHEYNLPHDRICMHEFVLNDEKLPNGVTTSDVAKMLLDMGYHAPTIYFPLIVHGAIMIEPTETESRETLDEFVEAMLQIKRDAQEKPDFVKSAPHNLPVKKLDAVRAAKEPVLRWRKQA from the coding sequence ATGAAAACGGTTTTTGAAAAAAGCGTGGAAGGCAAGAGAGGCGTTGAACTGCCCAAGCCAGCCGCGGATGAAAGCATTGGCGTTGAAGGCCTTGTTCCGAAAGAATTCCTGCGCGAAAAACCTGCGGAACTGCCGGAACTGAGCGAAATCGAGGTTGTAAGGCATTACACGGGTTTGAGCAGGCGCAATTACGGGGTCGACAACGGATTCTATCCGTTGGGAAGCTGCACAATGAAATACAATCCGAAAGTCAACGAGGAAATGGCAAAGCTTCCGGGCTTCGCGCAACTTCATCCATTGCAGCCGGAAATCACGACGCAGGGCGCGCTCAAACTCATGTTTGAACTTGAAAAAATGCTGTGCGAAATCTGCGGTTTCGAAAGGTTTTCACTTCAGCCGCCTGCAGGGGCATGCGGCGAATTCACGGGCATTCGCATTGTAAGGGCATACCATGAAAGCAGGGGCGAAGGCGCAAAGAGAAGGAAAATCCTGATTCCGGATTCAAGCCACGGCACAAACCCGGCTTCAGTGACGCAATGCGGCTTCATTGCCGAAGAAATCAAATCGAATGCGGAAGGAATGATTGACCTCTCCGTGCTGAAAGAAAAAATGTCCGAAGAAGTTGCAGGCATAATGATTACAAACCCGAACACCCTCGGCCTGTTCGAAAAAGACATTGTTAAGATTTGCGAAATCGTGCACGAAAAAGGCGGCCTCGTCTACATGGACGGCGCGAACATGAACGCATTGCTTGGAATCTGCAGGCCGGGCGAACTCGGATTCGATGTCATGCACCTTAACCTGCACAAATCTTTTTCGACTCCGCATGGTGGAGGAGGGCCGGGCTGCGGGCCGGTGGGAGTGAAAAAGCATTTGGTCGAATTTTTGCCCACTCCGATGGTCGAGGAAAAAAACGGCGTTCACCATTTGAACCACAACCTGCCCAAATCCATTGGCAAGGTGAAATCGTTTTACGGGAACTTCGGGATGATGGTGCGCGCCTACACCTACATACGCGCATTGGGCGCAAAAGGAATGCGCAGGGCAGGCGAAACAGCCGTGCTGAACGCAAACTATCTGAAGGAAAAACTGAAACACGAGTATAACCTGCCACACGACAGGATTTGCATGCACGAATTCGTTTTGAATGACGAAAAACTCCCGAACGGCGTAACCACAAGCGATGTCGCGAAAATGCTTCTTGACATGGGCTATCACGCGCCCACTATTTACTTTCCCCTCATAGTGCACGGCGCAATCATGATCGAGCCGACTGAAACCGAAAGCAGGGAAACCCTTGACGAATTCGTCGAGGCAATGCTGCAAATCAAAAGAGACGCGCAGGAAAAACCCGATTTCGTTAAAAGCGCGCCCCACAACCTGCCGGTGAAAAAGCTTGACGCGGTCAGGGCGGCAAAAGAGCCGGTGCTGAGATGGCGGAAACAGGCGTGA
- the gcvPA gene encoding aminomethyl-transferring glycine dehydrogenase subunit GcvPA: MDFVPHTEKQAKEMLRVAGVSSVEGLFKDIPQDKLLKEKLKLPDGMPEQDLVSHVRSLAEQNHHIGKVSGFLGAGCYNHFIPSAVWHLAGRAEFYTAYTPYQPEISQGMLQAIFEYQTMVCELFGMDVANASLYDGGSALAEAMMMGVYQTGRKEVVYSKAINPDHLAIAKTYAGAHNIKLVEADFEGGTTGISELEKKVNENTATVLVQNPNFFGCVEDLKAIEKIVHAKGALFAVSVSEPVSLGMLKAPGECNADIVCGEGQSFGIPMSFGGPYVGMIATKMEFVRRLPGRICGKTIDTEGKEGFILTLQAREQHIRREKATSNICTNQALCALAATIHLSLLGKKGLQELAELNLKNAHYAAKKIGGVRGFELAFRAPFFNEFVVKCPDAEKSLFELEKKGILAGINLGKYYPEFKNHLLVCATEMNSKAEIDALAKALAEVKFA, from the coding sequence TTGGACTTCGTTCCGCACACGGAAAAGCAGGCAAAGGAAATGCTGCGCGTTGCAGGCGTTTCCTCTGTTGAAGGCCTGTTCAAAGACATTCCGCAAGACAAACTGCTCAAAGAAAAACTCAAACTGCCCGATGGCATGCCCGAACAGGACCTTGTCTCGCATGTCCGGTCGTTGGCCGAACAAAACCATCACATCGGAAAGGTTTCAGGCTTTTTGGGTGCGGGTTGCTACAACCATTTCATTCCAAGCGCTGTCTGGCACCTTGCGGGAAGGGCCGAATTTTACACCGCTTACACGCCATACCAGCCCGAAATAAGCCAGGGCATGCTGCAGGCAATCTTCGAATACCAGACAATGGTCTGCGAACTGTTCGGAATGGATGTTGCGAACGCATCGCTTTACGACGGGGGTTCCGCACTTGCAGAGGCGATGATGATGGGCGTCTACCAGACCGGGCGCAAAGAAGTTGTTTATTCCAAGGCAATCAACCCCGACCATCTTGCAATCGCGAAAACCTATGCGGGCGCGCACAACATAAAACTGGTTGAAGCGGACTTTGAAGGCGGAACGACAGGCATTTCTGAACTTGAAAAAAAAGTGAATGAAAACACTGCCACTGTCCTGGTGCAGAACCCGAATTTTTTCGGCTGTGTTGAGGATTTGAAGGCGATTGAAAAAATCGTGCACGCGAAAGGCGCGTTGTTCGCTGTAAGCGTTTCCGAACCGGTTTCACTGGGCATGCTGAAGGCGCCGGGAGAATGCAACGCTGACATCGTCTGCGGGGAAGGCCAGAGCTTCGGCATTCCGATGAGCTTCGGCGGGCCATACGTCGGCATGATTGCAACCAAAATGGAATTTGTCAGGAGGCTTCCCGGCAGGATCTGCGGGAAAACCATTGACACCGAAGGAAAAGAGGGATTCATTCTCACTTTGCAGGCCCGCGAACAGCACATCCGCAGGGAGAAGGCAACTTCAAACATCTGCACGAACCAGGCATTATGCGCTCTCGCGGCAACGATTCACCTGTCATTGCTGGGCAAAAAAGGACTGCAGGAACTGGCAGAACTGAATCTGAAAAACGCGCATTACGCGGCAAAGAAGATTGGCGGAGTGCGCGGGTTTGAATTGGCGTTTAGGGCGCCGTTCTTCAACGAGTTTGTCGTAAAATGCCCGGACGCGGAAAAGTCATTGTTTGAACTGGAAAAGAAAGGCATTCTTGCGGGCATTAACCTTGGAAAATATTATCCCGAATTCAAAAACCATTTGCTTGTGTGCGCAACCGAAATGAATTCCAAAGCGGAGATTGACGCGCTGGCAAAGGCCCTGGCGGAAGTGAAATTCGCATGA
- the gcvH gene encoding glycine cleavage system protein GcvH, producing MDGLKYTKDHEWVKVEGSLGIIGITDFAQHSLTDIVFAELPQKGRQVEQGKTAMVVESVKSVSDVFAPVSGEIVEVNEKAGKDSGIINRDPYGEGWLFKIKVRDASELGKLMDAQAYKKYLAEQAH from the coding sequence TTGGACGGATTGAAATACACCAAGGACCACGAGTGGGTTAAGGTCGAGGGAAGCCTCGGCATTATCGGAATAACCGATTTCGCGCAGCATTCCCTCACAGACATAGTTTTCGCGGAACTGCCGCAGAAAGGCAGGCAGGTCGAGCAGGGCAAGACAGCGATGGTCGTCGAATCCGTGAAAAGCGTTTCAGACGTTTTCGCGCCGGTTTCAGGCGAAATCGTCGAAGTGAACGAAAAAGCCGGAAAGGATTCCGGCATCATCAACAGGGACCCTTACGGCGAAGGCTGGCTGTTCAAAATCAAGGTCAGGGATGCAAGCGAATTGGGCAAGCTCATGGATGCGCAGGCGTACAAAAAATATTTGGCAGAGCAGGCGCACTGA
- the gcvT gene encoding glycine cleavage system aminomethyltransferase GcvT, protein MGLKTPFFEQHKALNGVMVEFGGWELPVYYSTLMDEHNAVRNNVGLFDVSHMGEFMMEGPDAEALIQRIVTRDIAGQKLGQMKITVMCNEQGGIIDDLTVYRLGEQKYFFVVNAGTMPKDFAWFEKQKKEMNAKVKLENISMQTAKLDVQGPNANALTKKLTDIDLDAIKFYHGTEGKVAGLDSIISRSGYTGEDGFEVYFPWNRAQEMWNAAWQAGKEFSLKPCGLGCRDTLRLECAFMLYGNDIDEAHTPLQNVYSKFVSFNKGFVGKEALLAQKENGLAEVLVGFEVSGGIARHGYEVYGKDEKEKIGVVTSGTLSPTLKKNIGLAYVPEEFAAEGSEFKIKVRDRFLPAKTVKIPFYKKS, encoded by the coding sequence ATGGGTTTGAAGACTCCTTTTTTCGAACAGCACAAAGCCTTGAACGGCGTGATGGTCGAATTCGGCGGGTGGGAACTGCCCGTATACTATTCAACCCTGATGGACGAGCACAATGCCGTGCGCAACAACGTCGGCCTGTTCGATGTTTCGCACATGGGCGAATTCATGATGGAAGGCCCTGACGCGGAAGCCCTCATCCAGCGCATTGTGACGAGGGACATTGCCGGCCAAAAGCTTGGGCAGATGAAAATAACCGTCATGTGCAACGAGCAGGGCGGCATCATCGACGACCTCACGGTTTACAGGCTTGGCGAGCAGAAATACTTTTTCGTCGTGAATGCGGGAACAATGCCGAAAGACTTCGCCTGGTTTGAAAAGCAGAAAAAAGAAATGAACGCAAAGGTTAAACTGGAAAACATTTCAATGCAGACGGCAAAGCTTGACGTGCAGGGGCCGAACGCGAATGCATTGACAAAAAAGCTCACGGACATTGACCTCGACGCAATAAAGTTTTACCACGGCACGGAAGGCAAGGTTGCTGGCCTCGATTCAATCATTTCACGCTCCGGCTACACGGGCGAAGACGGATTTGAAGTTTATTTTCCCTGGAACAGGGCGCAAGAAATGTGGAACGCGGCCTGGCAGGCGGGAAAAGAATTCAGCCTGAAGCCATGCGGCCTCGGCTGCCGGGATACCCTGCGGCTGGAATGCGCTTTCATGCTTTACGGCAACGACATCGACGAAGCGCATACGCCCCTGCAGAACGTCTATTCAAAGTTCGTTTCATTCAACAAGGGCTTTGTCGGAAAGGAAGCGCTTCTTGCGCAGAAGGAAAACGGCCTTGCCGAAGTTCTTGTAGGCTTTGAGGTTTCCGGCGGAATCGCAAGGCACGGCTACGAAGTCTACGGCAAGGATGAAAAAGAAAAAATCGGCGTTGTCACATCCGGCACGCTTTCACCGACACTGAAGAAAAACATCGGCCTGGCTTACGTGCCGGAAGAGTTCGCTGCGGAAGGCTCGGAGTTCAAGATCAAGGTGAGGGACAGGTTTTTGCCTGCGAAAACCGTTAAAATACCTTTTTACAAGAAAAGTTGA
- the lipA gene encoding lipoyl synthase has translation MELPVLQQRKPDWLKVKLPKGTDLHKFARVRQTLEQNGLHTICEEGRCPNIHECWSGGTATFLAMGDVCTRGCRFCSVKTAARGIALDEREPDKIALAVKDWGLKCVVITSVDRDDLPDQGSAHFAKIIRAVKQESPETIVEVLIPDFRADIDCLTRIVDAKPDVISHNIEVVERLQFKARDARANYRNSLAVLENVKKLDSKIFTKSSLMVGLGETFEEMLGAMDDLRNAQVDFLTIGQYLQPTRKQLAVEEFVPPERFEQWKRVGEQKGFLYVASGPFVRSSYKAGELFIESVVKAGRDAFG, from the coding sequence ATGGAATTGCCGGTATTGCAGCAGAGGAAACCGGATTGGCTGAAGGTGAAACTGCCAAAGGGAACTGATTTGCACAAGTTTGCGCGTGTGCGGCAGACTCTTGAACAAAACGGCTTGCACACGATCTGCGAGGAAGGCAGATGCCCGAACATCCACGAATGCTGGTCCGGCGGAACAGCAACTTTTCTTGCGATGGGTGACGTGTGCACGCGCGGCTGCAGGTTCTGCAGCGTGAAAACTGCTGCAAGGGGCATTGCATTGGACGAACGAGAGCCTGACAAAATCGCGCTCGCCGTAAAGGACTGGGGCCTGAAATGCGTTGTCATAACCTCTGTTGACAGGGACGATTTGCCGGACCAGGGCAGTGCGCACTTCGCAAAAATCATCCGCGCAGTGAAACAGGAATCGCCTGAAACCATTGTCGAAGTGCTCATTCCGGATTTCCGCGCGGACATCGATTGCCTGACACGAATCGTTGACGCAAAGCCCGATGTAATTTCGCACAACATTGAAGTCGTGGAACGCCTGCAGTTCAAGGCGCGCGACGCAAGGGCAAACTACAGGAATTCGCTTGCGGTCCTGGAAAACGTGAAAAAGCTTGATTCGAAAATTTTCACAAAATCCTCGCTTATGGTTGGGCTGGGCGAAACGTTCGAGGAAATGCTCGGGGCAATGGATGATTTGCGGAATGCGCAGGTCGATTTTCTGACAATCGGCCAGTACTTGCAGCCGACGCGAAAGCAATTGGCGGTTGAGGAGTTCGTTCCGCCTGAACGGTTTGAACAATGGAAGCGCGTGGGCGAGCAAAAAGGCTTTTTGTACGTTGCGTCCGGTCCTTTCGTGCGCAGTTCCTACAAGGCAGGCGAACTTTTCATTGAAAGCGTCGTAAAAGCTGGGCGTGATGCGTTTGGCTGA
- the lpdA gene encoding dihydrolipoyl dehydrogenase, which yields MRLAENELKTDVLVIGAGPGGYVCAIRLAQLGKKVVVVEKAGIGGVCLNEGCIPSKALIHASEFFFEAKKAERFGFKCENVSIDAKKLQDWKNGIVSRLTRGIGFLFKKYGIVMVKGSASFDSKQSVAVQTEIGTQRITFKNAVIATGSYPIEIPGFEFSKEIVFSAKETLDLDFIPKNLVVVGGGYIGIELGTVFANYGGKVSIIESCQHILPSVDADVVEVVLKRLKELNVDVFAGAKAKRLIEEKGKARVLVEGSDGKTFEVDADRVLVSVGRKPLTQSLALENAGVELNEKGFVVVDETLCTSNKSVFAIGDVIGGLMLAHKASAEGKVVAEIICGEKARVPKIIPAVIYGNPEIAMAGLTGREAQEKKIDCLIGKFPMIASGRALTANSYSGFVKVLADKKSHKLLGVQIVCSQASEIIGEACLALEKGLKLEDVAETVHPHPSLSEALMEACENAMGKAVHVPNENK from the coding sequence ATGCGTTTGGCTGAAAACGAATTGAAAACCGATGTCCTTGTCATAGGCGCCGGCCCGGGAGGGTATGTCTGCGCAATCCGTTTGGCGCAGCTTGGCAAAAAGGTCGTCGTTGTGGAAAAGGCGGGCATCGGCGGTGTCTGCCTGAATGAGGGCTGCATTCCCTCCAAAGCGTTGATTCACGCTTCGGAATTTTTTTTCGAGGCGAAGAAGGCGGAGCGCTTCGGCTTCAAGTGCGAAAACGTTTCCATTGACGCAAAAAAGCTGCAGGACTGGAAGAACGGCATTGTCAGCCGGCTGACGCGCGGCATAGGGTTTTTGTTCAAAAAATACGGCATTGTCATGGTGAAAGGCTCTGCTTCGTTTGATTCGAAGCAAAGCGTTGCAGTGCAAACCGAAATCGGAACGCAGCGCATCACCTTCAAGAATGCGGTGATTGCAACCGGCTCTTATCCGATTGAAATTCCCGGCTTTGAGTTTTCTAAGGAAATTGTCTTTTCCGCGAAAGAAACTTTGGACCTGGATTTTATACCAAAAAACCTTGTCGTTGTCGGCGGCGGCTACATTGGAATAGAGCTTGGCACGGTTTTCGCGAACTACGGCGGCAAAGTCAGCATAATCGAGTCCTGCCAGCACATACTGCCAAGCGTTGACGCGGATGTCGTTGAGGTTGTCTTGAAGCGCCTGAAAGAGTTGAATGTCGATGTTTTTGCCGGCGCCAAGGCAAAGCGGCTCATTGAAGAAAAAGGAAAGGCGCGCGTCCTGGTTGAGGGAAGCGACGGCAAAACCTTCGAGGTTGACGCGGACAGGGTTCTTGTTTCGGTTGGCAGAAAGCCTTTGACGCAGAGTCTTGCATTGGAAAATGCGGGGGTCGAGCTGAATGAAAAGGGCTTTGTTGTGGTTGATGAAACGCTTTGCACTTCAAACAAAAGCGTTTTCGCCATCGGCGACGTCATCGGCGGGTTGATGCTGGCGCACAAGGCTTCCGCAGAAGGGAAAGTGGTTGCTGAAATAATCTGCGGCGAAAAGGCCCGGGTTCCGAAAATAATTCCTGCAGTGATTTACGGCAACCCCGAAATTGCAATGGCCGGCCTTACCGGGCGCGAGGCGCAGGAAAAGAAAATCGATTGCCTGATTGGAAAGTTTCCGATGATTGCCAGCGGAAGGGCGCTCACGGCAAACAGCTATTCCGGCTTTGTCAAGGTTTTGGCTGACAAAAAATCGCACAAGCTTTTGGGAGTGCAAATAGTCTGCTCGCAGGCGTCTGAGATAATCGGCGAGGCGTGCCTTGCATTGGAGAAAGGCCTGAAACTCGAAGACGTCGCGGAAACAGTGCATCCCCATCCCTCGCTTTCGGAAGCCTTGATGGAAGCGTGCGAGAACGCCATGGGAAAAGCGGTTCATGTGCCGAATGAAAATAAATAG
- the pgk gene encoding phosphoglycerate kinase: MPERVYRFLHEIKGFSKEFADVPLETLIAESKKLSDLDLPEGSVVIVRGDIDSKKKLDAEKLDSQKATLEYCIKKGWKAVVIGHRNRPTAIDQKHFWEQSREADQTLYFYPQVTDHLSKLLGIEVHYIRNWLNRDATALTRETIDFVQEMPNGGVLVLENKRFWDDLWINLWEADEEKLRPLAQKFFTLGKNIRQNLSATLINNAVSDAKNVNFSTVGIVPFMENVVMGEQLESELHKIREARKAKLISFSGSKLDKVKQLRAVLERGHVETVVCGGLVAMALIKAQAEIDGKECCIGMVETAAQEKIDRESFVDAKILEQAKGVVLEAKKRNIKLVLPVDFKLDDETFVEGTIIPKDRYVFDIGPKSIALNANAVQEFMRKYSSAHGNDKPTVFHNGVFGVFERKEFAQGTEAWAKELKCLEEAGFHIVVGGGEGRQIAPKATVLIGGGTSVLGMSNTPLPAIKAIWMHSTGKLEKIS; this comes from the coding sequence TTGCCTGAAAGGGTTTACAGGTTCCTCCACGAAATAAAGGGATTCTCAAAAGAATTCGCGGACGTCCCGCTGGAAACCCTCATAGCGGAATCGAAAAAACTTTCAGACCTCGACCTGCCCGAAGGCAGCGTTGTCATTGTGCGCGGCGACATCGACAGCAAAAAAAAGCTCGACGCTGAAAAGCTTGACAGCCAGAAGGCAACACTGGAATACTGCATCAAAAAAGGCTGGAAGGCTGTTGTGATTGGCCACAGGAACAGGCCGACAGCCATAGACCAAAAGCATTTCTGGGAGCAGAGCAGGGAAGCCGACCAGACGCTCTATTTTTACCCGCAGGTTACGGACCATCTTTCAAAACTCCTCGGCATTGAAGTGCATTACATCCGCAACTGGCTTAACAGGGACGCGACAGCGCTGACCCGGGAAACAATCGATTTCGTGCAGGAAATGCCGAACGGCGGCGTTCTTGTCCTTGAAAACAAGCGCTTTTGGGACGACTTGTGGATAAATCTGTGGGAAGCCGACGAGGAAAAGCTCAGGCCTTTGGCCCAAAAATTCTTCACGCTTGGAAAAAACATCCGCCAAAACCTTTCGGCAACGCTCATAAACAACGCTGTCTCGGATGCAAAAAACGTGAACTTCTCGACGGTCGGCATTGTCCCGTTCATGGAAAACGTTGTCATGGGCGAGCAGCTTGAAAGCGAATTGCACAAAATCCGCGAGGCGCGAAAGGCAAAACTCATCTCGTTTTCCGGTTCTAAACTCGACAAGGTCAAACAACTCAGGGCAGTGCTTGAAAGGGGCCATGTTGAAACAGTGGTGTGCGGCGGCCTCGTTGCAATGGCTTTAATCAAAGCGCAGGCCGAAATTGACGGAAAGGAATGCTGCATAGGAATGGTTGAAACAGCGGCGCAGGAAAAAATCGACAGGGAAAGTTTTGTTGACGCGAAAATCCTGGAGCAGGCGAAAGGCGTTGTGCTCGAAGCTAAAAAGCGGAACATAAAACTTGTTTTGCCCGTCGACTTCAAGCTTGACGATGAAACATTCGTTGAAGGCACAATCATTCCAAAGGACAGGTACGTGTTTGACATCGGCCCGAAAAGCATCGCACTCAATGCAAATGCCGTGCAGGAATTCATGCGAAAATATTCTTCCGCCCATGGCAATGACAAGCCGACTGTTTTCCACAACGGCGTGTTCGGGGTGTTTGAAAGAAAAGAATTCGCGCAGGGAACCGAGGCTTGGGCGAAAGAACTGAAATGCCTTGAAGAAGCCGGCTTCCACATCGTAGTGGGTGGAGGCGAGGGCAGGCAGATTGCGCCAAAGGCGACTGTGCTCATCGGCGGCGGAACATCCGTTCTGGGAATGTCAAACACGCCATTGCCCGCAATCAAGGCAATCTGGATGCATTCAACAGGAAAGCTGGAAAAAATTTCCTAA
- the gap gene encoding type I glyceraldehyde-3-phosphate dehydrogenase: protein MFLVRIAINGFGRIGRVVARALHERHEKNVEIVAINDLAPPNTLEYLLKYDSVYGRFPGEVKLSGNSLHVNGKEIAVLSEKNPEALPWGKLGVDIVLESTGVFRSIEDSQKHLTAGAKRVILSAPPKDNMKQIVLGVNQDQFDHGNDKIISMASCTTNCLAPIAKVLNDSFGIEKGFMTTVHAYTNDQHLLDLPHKDLRRSRAAPINIVPTTTGAAKALGAVIPALQGKMDGFALRVPVPVGSVTDLVVYLNRDASPGEINAEMKKAAEGKMKGILEYTEDEIVSSDIIGNAHSSIFDSKQTITHGKLAKVLSWYDNEYGFSNRLIDLFKFVEK, encoded by the coding sequence ATGTTCTTGGTGAGAATCGCAATCAACGGTTTCGGCAGGATCGGGAGAGTAGTTGCAAGGGCATTGCACGAAAGGCACGAAAAAAACGTTGAAATCGTGGCAATAAACGACCTTGCCCCGCCGAACACCCTGGAATACCTGCTCAAATACGATTCGGTTTACGGCAGGTTCCCCGGCGAAGTCAAGCTGTCAGGAAATTCCCTTCACGTCAACGGAAAGGAAATAGCGGTTTTAAGCGAAAAGAACCCGGAAGCCCTGCCGTGGGGAAAGCTTGGCGTCGACATAGTGCTTGAAAGCACCGGCGTGTTCAGGAGCATCGAGGACTCGCAAAAGCACCTCACTGCCGGCGCAAAACGCGTTATCCTCAGCGCGCCTCCGAAGGACAACATGAAGCAGATTGTTTTAGGCGTCAACCAGGACCAGTTCGACCACGGCAACGACAAAATAATTTCCATGGCATCATGCACTACAAACTGCCTTGCGCCGATCGCAAAGGTCCTCAACGACAGCTTCGGCATAGAAAAAGGATTCATGACCACTGTGCACGCTTACACCAACGACCAGCACCTGCTCGATTTGCCGCACAAGGACCTGCGCAGAAGCAGGGCTGCGCCGATAAACATCGTGCCGACAACAACCGGCGCGGCAAAGGCCCTTGGTGCAGTGATTCCCGCATTGCAGGGAAAGATGGATGGTTTTGCGTTGCGCGTTCCGGTTCCGGTCGGAAGCGTAACCGACCTCGTGGTTTACCTGAACAGGGATGCAAGTCCTGGCGAAATCAACGCGGAAATGAAAAAGGCCGCGGAAGGCAAAATGAAGGGCATACTCGAATACACGGAAGACGAAATCGTGAGCTCCGACATCATAGGGAATGCACATTCAAGCATTTTCGACTCGAAGCAGACAATCACGCACGGAAAGCTCGCAAAAGTCCTTTCATGGTACGACAACGAATACGGATTCAGCAACAGGCTCATAGATCTGTTCAAGTTTGTCGAAAAATAA